A genomic region of Manihot esculenta cultivar AM560-2 chromosome 15, M.esculenta_v8, whole genome shotgun sequence contains the following coding sequences:
- the LOC110601962 gene encoding bidirectional sugar transporter SWEET17, with protein MEILSLLFGVIGNVISVLMFLSPAGTFWRIVKHGSTEEFESLPYVCTLLNAALWTYYGIIKPGAFLVATVNGFGILVEIVYVTLFLIYAPLKMRAKTWILLGLLDVGFPAAAILVTRLALQGQVRIDATGFMCAGLNIVMYGSPLAAMKTVVTTKSVEFMPFLLSFFLFLNGGVWTLYAFLTTDYFLGVPNGAGFLLGAAQLVLYAIYRNAKPSRNVSDGLEEGWQYQNLISSPSSE; from the exons ATGGAAATCTTGAGTTTGCTTTTTGGAGTCATAG GCAACGTGATCTCAGTGCTCATGTTTCTTTCTCCAGC TGGAACATTTTGGAGAATAGTAAAGCACGGATCTACAGAGGAGTTTGAGAGTCTTCCTTATGTGTGCACGTTACTGAATGCAGCTTTGTGGACCTACTATGGGATCATCAAGCCAGGAGCTTTCTTAGTTGCCACAGTTAATGGTTTTGGGATCCTGGTGGAAATCGTCTATGTAACTCTATTTCTTATATATGCACCACTCAAAATGAGG GCTAAAACATGGATTCTTCTTGGGTTGTTGGATGTGGGTTTCCCAGCAGCAGCCATTCTGGTTACGCGGCTAGCATTGCAGGGTCAAGTACGGATTGATGCAacagggttcatgtgtgctggACTCAATATCGTTATGTATGGTTCGCCTCTCGCTGCCATG aaaacagtggtcactaccaagagtgtggagttcatgcccttcctcctctctttcttcctttttttgaaCGGTGGCGTTTGGACTTTATATGCATTTCTCACAACTGATTATTTTCTTGGG GTTCCAAATGGGGCTGGATTTTTACTTGGAGCAGCACAGCTAGTGCTCTATGCGATTTACAGAAACGCCAAGCCTTCCAGGAACGTTTCTGATGGGCTTGAAGAAGGATGGCAATACCAAAACCTTATCTCATCTCCATCATCGGAATAA
- the LOC110601961 gene encoding uncharacterized protein LOC110601961 encodes MMDGIIKGGVGGGGGGGRVGIGEEDMGDGMQCSDHPYRNNPGGICAFCLQEKLGKLVSSSFPLPIRGSSSSSSSPSFRSDIGAGVGASNGGGGAPSLSLAARPTSTKGRNEGGNNGHYQEYYTRRARIPFLLAKKKKKIMVASDRDIIFKRSKSTTTPGRNHFLYASTSTDDGEDFSPRRKGGFWSFLYLSSSKFSATKKTDKVSSLTVTASTSALASVSTAAAATTTNGSMVKPKEKCLGSSLSKKGDIVVVEDDDSPNSQATASASSFERKVSRSRSVGCGSRSFSGDFFERISTGFGDCTLRRVESQREGKPKVPAAASNMKERVKCGGIFGGFMITSSSSSSSSSSYWVSSSAEDVNGKPGAGVAAGTLAHGRSRSWGWAFASPMRAFSKPSSKDGKRDIREASNKNTAPNLSAIPSLLAVRG; translated from the coding sequence ATGATGGATGGAATCATCAAAGGAGGTGTTGGTGGTGGGGGCGGAGGTGGTAGAGTTGGTATTGGGGAAGAAGATATGGGTGATGGTATGCAATGCAGTGATCATCCTTACAGAAACAATCCAGGTGGGATCTGTGCTTTTTGCCTCCAAGAAAAGCTTGGCAAGCTGGTTTCTTCCTCTTTTCCTTTACCTATTCGTggctcttcttcttcatcttcttctccttcttttagATCTGACATTGGTGCTGGTGTTGGTGCAAGcaatggtggtggtggtgctcCTTCACTTTCTCTTGCTGCGCGCCCCACATCTACAAAAGGTAGGAATGAAGGTGGCAATAatggtcactatcaagaatactACACGAGGAGGGCCAGGATCCCTTTTCTTTTGgctaaaaagaagaagaaaatcatGGTCGCATCAGATCGTGATATTATTTTCAAGCGAAGCAAATCTACTACAACCCCTGGAAGAAACCATTTCTTGTATGCTTCCACTTCCACTGACGATGGCGAGGATTTTAGCCCAAGAAGAAAGGGTGGGTTCTGGTCATTTCTTTATCTCTCATCCTCGAAGTTTAGTGCTACCAAGAAAACAGATAAGGTGTCATCATTAACAGTAACAGCATCAACATCAGCATTAGCTTCAGTAtcaacagcagcagcagcaacaacAACAAATGGGTCTATGGTGAAGCCGAAGGAGAAGTGCTTGGGGTCTTCTTTGTCCAAAAAAGGAGACATTGTGGTAGTTGAAGATGATGACAGTCCCAATAGTCAAGCCACTGCCTCTGCTTCATCTTTTGAAAGAAAGGTGTCGAGATCCAGATCTGTAGGATGTGGAAGCAGGAGCTTCTCTGGTGACTTCTTTGAGAGAATCTCAACTGGGTTTGGAGATTGCACTCTTAGGAGAGTGGAGTCGCAAAGGGAAGGCAAGCCAAAGGTCCCTGCGGCCGCCTCTAACATGAAAGAAAGAGTCAAGTGTGGTGGCATCTTTGGTGGGTTCATGATCACTTCctcatcttcatcatcatcatcttcatcttATTGGGTTTCGTCGTCAGCAGAAGACGTTAATGGGAAACCAGGAGCTGGGGTTGCAGCCGGGACTCTTGCTCATGGTAGGAGTAGAAGCTGGGGTTGGGCATTTGCTAGTCCAATGAGAGCTTTTAGCAAGCCTTCTTCAAAAGATGGCAAGAGAGACATCAGAGAAGCTTCTAATAAGAACACTGCTCCAAACTTAAGTGCCATTCCTTCATTGTTAGCTGTGAGAGGCTAA
- the LOC110601071 gene encoding 60S ribosomal protein L22-2, giving the protein MSRGGAAGAGGAKGKKKGATFTIDCSKPVEDKIMDIASLEKFLQERIKVGGKAGALGDSVTVTREKFKVTVTCDSNFSKRYLKYLTKKYLKKHNVRDWLRVIASNKDRNVYELRYFNIAENEGEDEE; this is encoded by the exons ATGAGTAGAGGTGGAGCTGCCGGGGCCGGTGGAGCCAAGGGGAAGAAGAAGGGAGCTACATTTACTATTGATTGCTCGAAGCCGGTCGAGGATAAGATTATGGACATTGCCTCTCTCGAAAAGTTCCTTCAGGAGCGCATCAAAGTCGGTGGCAAAGCCGGGGCTCTCGGTGATTCCGTCACCGTCACCCGTGAAAAGTTCAAGGTCACGGTCACATGTGACTCCAACTTCTCCAAACG ATATCTGAAATACTTGACAAAGAAGTACTTGAAGAAGCACAATGTGCGGGATTGGCTTAGGGTCATTGCTTCCAACAAGGATCGTAATGTTTATGAGCTGAGATACTTTAACATTGCCGAGAATGAAGGCGAGGATGAAGAATAG
- the LOC110601499 gene encoding uncharacterized protein LOC110601499, translating to MSIGYAGIRFSNSLEFLPSTLQWRRRAPSCAKDPNVCLDPEKNPHAVTKDTLKDPNNCGACGQTCAYGLVCCNGSATDLWLSTVGFGYFLTLPLAKMNSIYNCTKFGNITGKLVLGTVAFAYPHRHKMRLNPAKCAFFISGGKFLGYMVGGQDIEPNPEKRLAGRVVALNRFMSKSAERCLPFLKKLQKVLNFEWSEDCQKAFKSLKEYLSSPHMRSSPLVEEELLIYLAMSEQAVGVVLVREGMGIQKPVFYVNKLLKDTEVRYMNIKKLAFALLLVVRKFRMYMEGHQGVVMTDQPLKKILHRPETSRRMLAYLDKKEQNNALLSSVKEGEGSQRQHEFMWNLFVDGASSSTDNEIASGVGVTNLRISSVSQLVVNQVTRVYQAKDPIMQRYLAKVQTLEAQLEYLETGKLPEDKAEAQKIATKAANYQAVRETLYRRGKSSLWLRCVDPEEAAKSSISSLWPFSQWGIDILELFPKTVGQKRFVIVAIEYFSKWPEVEVVPSITAQKVIDFVWSNIICRFEIPKMLISDNGKQFDCNSFRDFTRNMGIWYKFSSIAHPQTNNQSKMTN from the exons ATGTCGATTGGGTATGCAGGAATCAGATTCTCCAACTCACTTGAATTTCTTCCTTCTACATTACAGTGGAGGCGGAGAGCTCCGTCATGTGCCAAGGATCCCAATGTGTGCTTGGATCCCGAGAAGAACCCACATGCTGTTACCAAAGACACCTTGAAGGATCCCAACAATTGTGGGGCATGTGGGCAAACATGTGCCTATGGACTTGTATGCTGCAATGGAAG TGCAACTGATTTATGGTTGTCTACTGTTGGGTTTGGCTACTTCCTTACATTACCACTTGCTAAAA TGAACAGTATATACAATTGTACAAAGTTTGGCAACATCACTGGCAAACTTGTTCTTGGAACCGTTGCATTTGCATATCCCCAT CGACACAAAATGAGATTGAACCCAGCGAAATGCGCTTTCTTCATTAGTGGAGGGAAATTTTTGGGCTACATGGTTGGTGGACAAGACATagagccaaacccagaaaag AGACTCGCGGGAAGAGTGGTAGCACTTAACAGATTCATGTCTAAGTCAGCAGAGAGATGTCTACCCTTCTTGAAGAAGCTACAGAAAGTCCTGAACTTTGAATGGTCGGAGGATTGCCAAAAGGCCTTCAAAAGCCTTAAGGAATATCTCAGCTCTCCACATATGCGTAGCAGTCCCCTAGTAGAAGAAGAGCTGTTGATTTACTTGGCTATGTCCGAACAGGCAGTAGGCGTCGTACTAGTGAGAGAAGGGATGGGGATCCAGAAGCCCGTCTTCTACGTCAATAAGCTACTTAAAGATACCGAGGTCAGATATATGAATATTAAGAAACTAGCATTTGCTCTGTTATTAGTAGTGAGAAAATTCAGAATGTATATGGAAGGCCACCAGGGAGTAGTGATGACTGATCAGCCCTTGAAAAAGATCTTACATAGGCCTGAAACTTCAAGACGGATGCTAGCATA CTTGGATAAGAAGGAGCAAAATAATGCACTGCTGAGTTCAGTGAAAGAAGGGGAGGGGAGTCAGCGCCAGCATGAATTCATGTGGAATTTGTTTGTAGATGGGGCATCGAGCTCCACAGATAATGAG ATAGCTTCAGGAGTGGGGGTAACCAACCTCAGAATAAGTAGTGTTTCTCAACTAGTAGTGAACCAAGTAACAAGAGTGTACCAGGCAAAGGATCCTATCATGCAGAGATACTTAGCCAAAGTACAAACTCTAGAAGCCCAGCTCG AGTATCTCGAAACTGGAAAATTGCCCGAAGACAAAGCAGAAGCTCAGAAAATTGCAACTAAAGCTGCCAATTATCAAGCAGTAAGAGAAACTCTATATCGAAGAGGAAAGTCCAGCCTATGGTTAAGATGTGTAGACCCAGAAGAGGCAGCCAAG TCAAGTATATCAAGCCTGTGGCCATTCTCGCAGTGGGGGATAGACATTTTGGAGCTATTCCCTAAGACTGTGGGGCAAAAGAGGTTTGTAATTGTGGCTATAGAGTACTTCTCTAAATGGCCTGAGGTAGAGGTTGTACCTTCCATCACAGCTCAGAAAGTAATAGATTTTGTATGGAGCAACATCATATGCCGGTTTGAGATACCCAAGATGCTCATATCAGACAACGGAAAGCAGTTTGATTGCAATTCTTTTCGAGATTTCACAagaaacatgggcatatggtaCAAATTTTCCTCAATAGCTCATCCGCAAACAAACAACCAATCCAAGATGACAAACTGA